ATCATAATCTAAATTATCTTGAGATGTTTAAACAGTAGCACTGATGGATGAcccttgtttgtttgatttagaaATACAACAAGTCCATTACAAAGGTTCGCCTATGCTCCACCACCTGAGGAGAATTTCTACAGGGTTCCACGTGGCGGCTTCACTTTGTTTCATGAAGTGCAAGTTTACGTGGTAGCAATGAATGTCTTTGGCCAGGCAACATCTAACCTCCTAGTGCTGGATCCTATGAAAACAGGTTAGAAATGGACTTCTATACACTACccaaaagaacagaaaaagggCATAGGACACTTTTAAAAAGGTTACAGTTGGACTTCTATGTGCAATAAATCAGAACAGGTTTAGCCTAGCATTAAATGTTTCATGTGGTTTCATTGGTTGTAAACATATTTAAGTATGTCATGTGCTTACTTTATAGCTAAGCTGGATGCTCCAGTGATTCAAGGGGTTGGAACACAAACATTTGGATGCCTTGAGTACAAATGGAGTCTCTCAAATACTCAGAAGTGGATAAGAAAGACCTTAGATATAGAGATCAAATTTAAACCTGTGAACACCAACATTTCCAACAAAGAGCAGGTTATGTACCTTTGCAACTTTTTCCACACAGTTTCAGCAATATTTAAATACCTCCACTtcatatacccccccccccccttttctgcatttttgcctgatgtgtttatttaattatttccaACAGTTTAGTCGAAGACCTGAAAACAAAGTTAAGGTGTGTGGTCTGCTTCATGGCATGAGCTATGAATCACAGATGAGGGTAAGATATCCGAGCAGCAGCCCATGGAGTGAGTGGAGCAATGCTACAGTGGCTACTACACCCATGAAAGGTACTTACAATTCAATTGTATCTCTATTATAGCttttttcacatactgtaaaTGACTAATTATCCAGCTACCCGACAGTAGCATgtgcagcacaatgcataaaatcatgcagaaagCAGTCAAGAGCTGCAGTTAAtgatcacatcaaacatcagaatgggggaaaaaaatgtgatttcttttactttaactgtgtcatggttgttggtgctagatttcagaaactgctgatctcctgggattttcacacacaacagtatctagagtttatacatgatggtgcaaaaaacaaaataaattaatgtgaGTGAAGGGTCTACTGACTGAAACACCTTACTGATGAGAGTGAACAGAGGAGAATGActagactggtctgagctgaaaGGAAATCTGTAGcatttcaaataaacactcCTTACATTTTTGGTCAACAGAAAACCatcaggttctactcctgtcagccaagaacaagaacctGAGGCTAATTGATGGGCACAGACTTACATAAACTGGACAGGTGTAGACTGgaataaggaagaaaaaaaaaaaaaaagcttcttaaaaaatctttaaaatcttcttttttttttttttttaaactgtccaGTCTATGAAATTAAcatatttctgttcttggctaagaggagtggaacctgatgtggtgttctgatgttgtagcccatcctcctCAAGCTTTGGTGTTtagtgcatgctgagatgctttttgtgctcaccacagttgtaaagaaagtttctgaaatactcaaaccagcccatctggcaccaaaaacatgccacagttaaaatcacagagatccgccccattctgatgtttgattttaactaaagctcttgacctgtagctgcatgatttaatgcattgtgctgctcCTTCATGACTGGATAACTGcttaaatgagcaggtgtacaggtgttcctattaaagtggacagtgagtgtggATGTCATGAAATTTTAGTTTGAATCCAGACCAGGaagttataattatatataattttaatttttctcaaatatgtataaataaaactatataaatatttatttttaaaaaattataaagtatatatttttaataaaataagacCTGAATTTCAAAGAGGTGAATTTGGATCTGAGATATTCAAGCATTTAAGATTTGTAGTGAAAATATTCAATAGAAGCAAATGATCAGATGTTCAGATCCAGGTTCTGTTTTAACTCCACAGATGAAAGCTAGTCATATTGTCTATCCAGAAATTGCCCATGACTTACATAGTCACAAACCTCCCTCTTTGGGCTTATCATATTCACACATATCTTTCTAACTGTAGATTATTTAGAGTGCAGTATATGAGGCGATGAGAACGGCACATGCTACAGTGGCTCTAAAAGCTTTACTTAATCACCAGTGCAACTAAAAGCCTTGATGTGCTGAATCGAGTGGTCTCTTTTCAGCTCCCACTGGCCGGCTAGACACATGGCTGAAGCTGCAGAGGCCAGAAACTAGGAATCAGACAGCACAGCTGTTCTGGAAGGTGAGAACTCCACAAATACAACACCTCACAATCTGTGAGAGATTGGCTAATAGAGACGAGATCTCTCTGTACTCATCGATTTTTAGCATCATTTTACAGTGATATTGTCTCCTGTATCAGTGGTGTGATTGTGGTATTACTAAATTGTATAAACAATCTTGTATAGTTGAACTATTTAATGTAATTACTCTTTGGCAATTCTCTGTCTGATATTCATGTCATAATTTGCTCTCTCAGCCATCTTTGCAGTTCcgtgccaacagcatgaatgtgTCTTACACTGTATCACTAATGGAAGAATTcacaaagaagaaagaaattgtgtgtgtcaCAGATCAGCAACACTGTACTTTCCAGATTCATGCAAAGGTCAGGAAGGTCTTCCTGACAGCTAAGAATGAAGCAGGGAAATCCAACCCTACTGATGTGCCACTGTACAGACGAAGAGGTAGCAATAGCATTAAGACACAGAGCTCATTGTGATGAAGGCCATTTTGTATAACCAAGCATTTCAAGTGTATCAATTATAAATACTTGTTGATTTTGTATGATTTTCAGGAATGGATCCTGTCCTTTTTCTGGAAATACTTCCACAATCTGAAGAGTCTTTGTTGGCCAAATGGATAAGCCCAGAGACCTCAGTCATTAGTGCATATGTGCTGGAGTGGAGAGCACTATGTGGGACGAATCCAAATCATGTCTCTTTTGAAATTCTGAACCAAAATCAGACCAGCTTTGTAGCATCGAGTACAGTGAAAATTCAAAGCATAATTTTGGTGTTTTCTCTAAATATCAATGAATGTTTGCTTACTATGAATGTTAAAACGAACTGTATCTGTGTATCCATTTTAGGTCTTGAGCCTTACATGCCTTATGAAATTTCAGTATATCCGAAATATGGGGGTGGAATTGGTCGGCCCTACAGCACTATAGCATACACAAAGCAAAAAGGTTCATTTTCACCTGAAAATTGTGAATTTGAGGGCAGAAAAATTATGAGAGTAATATAGCACCTTTATAATGATACAAGACTTCCCTCTAGTGGTCTTTCCATGTGTTTGTGCCAAACACAAATCTGtttgatactactactacttctactactactactatatactactaataataagaagaagaagaagtagaagaagaggaagaataagaataagaataagaatgagCTGCTCTAATAGTGGTTTTTCTTCATGATTGCAGCCCCCTCCATATCTCCAAAATTAGAGATTGGAAAGATCACACCTTCTTTTCTTGAACTTTCCTGGGATGAAATCCCATTGCAGAAGAGGAATGGAATTATTACTGGCTATAGGATTTTCTACAAGGATGAGAAAAACAATACAAGAGGTAGGCTGTATACAATTACTATACAATTGCTTTTTGCTTAATAAGAAATGCTTCTTCCACTAATTCTCATTTGTCCTTCTCATGTAGTTATAGAGACTGAGAGCACAAACAGACACGTGGTGCTTAAAGATCTCAATCCTTTCACCATCTATGAACTCTTCCTAATGACTAGCACAAATGGTGGCAGTGTGAATGGGTCCACCGTCACAGTGAAAACTGCATCTATTGGTATCAATTATAGAATATTTTGTGGaagattattaataataagacaAGGCTTTTCATGAATTcatgttttgcttttgttttgttttcagatgcCTTTGAGATAGTTCTCATTGTGATTCCAGCATGTGTTGGATTGACACTTTTCTTCTTTGGTGTGTTTACCTGTTTTATCAAACAAAAGTGGTGAGTCTCGATAAAAAGCATATTgcttattatattgttatataattGGGAGAACAACATCAGAGTTCtccactgtttgttttttaaaggatgAAGAAGTATGTGTGGCCAGTGATTCCAGACCCTGCCAACAGCAATATTAAAAAGTGGACAACCGCTGATTCTCTAGAAGTATGCCCAGTTTGTTTTTGCATGCGACACAGCATGAAGAagcaattattttattactcttttattattctattgattcattgattcaaatCATATACTTCAAATAATTTTCTGTGACAGCATATGAATGTCATTGCATGTGTCCTTATGATGTAGTATGTCAAGATTGTGTGCCCTGAAGTGTTTAATCCTCAtatatatcacagcaatttgtttgaatggaaggagtctctggtgtcagctctttgtagcAATTAGGAAGGTTTCTGCCACAAGGTAGTCCTTAGAACAGAGGACATGAACTAATTTGTCTTGTCCACATTCcataacatgaaatgtaactataagtaATTTAAAAGTGTCTTTGgtcattatttgtcatttgttaATGCATGTAAAATTATATTACTTGGCAAATTggtatggtataagaggaataatccACCTTCTGGGATCAGGAATGGATCACATGTCCCCATGTTGATTTTCTTCCTATAAGatcttgtgttttattccttacttatcatACAGTTTAAGTACATCAGTTTTATTCAGTATATCTGAAATGTACATAGTGATTTGTGACACTTTTTTCTCCATAGTGCATGCCTCCCTTTAAAGAGGTCAAGGACCCTGTGCTGGTGTATCTCTCCCACATTAGTCTTCTGTGTCCACCTGAGAAAGAGTTGTCGAAAGGAGATGAGAACATCAAGAGCGACAATTGGCCATATAATGGCAAAACTGTTGATGCAGGCTACGATGATTCATCCCATGATTCTGAAACCTTTGAATCAGAGCAGCAGAGCGAATCTGTGCCTTATGCTACAGTTGTTTTTGCTGGGCCATATCAACGCCAGCCTGTCTCTCCACCAGTCTACCTGCGCTCAGAGTCCACACAACCCCTACTGGGAGAAGAGGAACCTTCTAGTCCTCGTCCATATGAGAAAATGTCCACCCAAGTCAATGTTCCTGATATAGACCACTTTTCAACATTTCACAATAATTTAAGTACCGGAGAAGAAAAAGCTTCACTTTGGGTGGATTTCCCTATGCTCAGGTCTTTGGAAATTAACAGTAAGTCTTAAATTCAATGTGTGCATTCATATACAGCCATAAACTGGTGCAGTTATGAAACAATGGTTACATTTTACCTGGGTTTGGTGCTACATTGGAATATAATGactttattttgtaattgttttttgtaATAGAGACATGCAGAGTCATTTATTGCAACATTCTGTGACCCTGAGACCCTATTGCTTAGCAACTAATAATATGAGGCAACCAGTAGGATGTAAAAGGAAAAGTATTAACTTGCATAGCACCATATAATTCACATGGTAATATCTGTTAGTAATATATACATGAGCTAAGTGCTAAGATTTGGTTAGGAAGTTAGATTGCAGCAAAAGACTATCTCTGTCACTGTTAGAGCATTGTCACTTTTGTACATGATGTATGTGATTGGCCAATCATTCAATCTGTCCATGCACTGACCTATAAAATGTGATCTAATGATTTAATAATCTAAATTAATTTTGAGTGAAGCATAAATTAGAGTGCCCACTGTGACATGCTGAGAAATGGAAGCATAATTTAAACCAGGCATTTCATGATTTAGAGGTTATACTTG
This Ictalurus furcatus strain D&B chromosome 1, Billie_1.0, whole genome shotgun sequence DNA region includes the following protein-coding sequences:
- the csf3r gene encoding granulocyte colony-stimulating factor receptor yields the protein MALHWTTVHAVLWTILYSFTENVRASPCAEVNSSSTVVPFGSEVTASCYIKEECSLTKTQDFLIKWRKNAHFMPSSKGSQKNVYEILISNFTDMQAVLECFICLHDICNVVGAVEIRAVYPPPVPQNLNCLLNLNEPATLVCTWDPGKKASDIPTNYTLYTEIMHLNTTSPLQRFAYAPPPEENFYRVPRGGFTLFHEVQVYVVAMNVFGQATSNLLVLDPMKTAKLDAPVIQGVGTQTFGCLEYKWSLSNTQKWIRKTLDIEIKFKPVNTNISNKEQFSRRPENKVKVCGLLHGMSYESQMRVRYPSSSPWSEWSNATVATTPMKAPTGRLDTWLKLQRPETRNQTAQLFWKPSLQFRANSMNVSYTVSLMEEFTKKKEIVCVTDQQHCTFQIHAKVRKVFLTAKNEAGKSNPTDVPLYRRRGMDPVLFLEILPQSEESLLAKWISPETSVISAYVLEWRALCGTNPNHVSFEILNQNQTSFVASSLEPYMPYEISVYPKYGGGIGRPYSTIAYTKQKAPSISPKLEIGKITPSFLELSWDEIPLQKRNGIITGYRIFYKDEKNNTRVIETESTNRHVVLKDLNPFTIYELFLMTSTNGGSVNGSTVTVKTASIDAFEIVLIVIPACVGLTLFFFGVFTCFIKQKWMKKYVWPVIPDPANSNIKKWTTADSLECMPPFKEVKDPVLVYLSHISLLCPPEKELSKGDENIKSDNWPYNGKTVDAGYDDSSHDSETFESEQQSESVPYATVVFAGPYQRQPVSPPVYLRSESTQPLLGEEEPSSPRPYEKMSTQVNVPDIDHFSTFHNNLSTGEEKASLWVDFPMLRSLEINSKS